GTCTCTACACAGAGCTGAACAAAAAACTTTTCATAACAGCTCAGAGCGACGGCATAGTGGGAGCGGTTTTCTACAAAGAAGGAGAGATGGTTTCCGCTTTCGATTCAATCGCTACAATTCACTCTGAATCTCCTTCGTTTGTTCTGGGATATATCCATGAGAATATTTACAGTTCAGTATCCCTCGGCCAGAGTGTAACTGTACGGTCATTGGCAGACAAGAAACATCAGGTATCAGGAAAAGTGATAGGTGTGGGCACCCGGATAGTGGAATATCCTCTGCGGCTCAGAAAAGTTCCGGAAGTAGTGATGTGGGGTCGGGAAGTAACAATCAGGATACCGGAAAAAAACCAATTCCTGCTTGGTGAGAAAGTGCTCATACGCCTCGATCATGGCAATAAGCCAGTAAAGGGGCCCGCAAAGCTTGCAAATATTTTCTCACGCAGCGCTCCCCTGGCAGACACAGTTGTTACTCATGAGATGCTTCCTGAATACAGGGATATAACCCGTCCCGGGTCTTCTGCTCTGGGTATAGAGGCCTCAGGAGCGGTCTTTCTTGAGGACATTCAGAAATACTGCATAATAAGTGATGAATCCCCGATGCTTTATCTGATGAACAGCAAAGGTGAAATTGAAAACGAAGTGCAGATCAATGGCCTTAAAGATGCAAGTGACATGGAGGGAATCACAATTGACGAAAAAGGGTACATTTACATAGTATGCTCTCAGAGTCCTTCAAAAAAAGGAAAACTGCCCGACAAGCGGAAGCTTCTCATGCGTATCAGAAGAGACAGAGAGTCTTTCACCCTCGACTCGGAAGTAAAACTTCTGGATCTTCTCACAAACGCAGCCCAGAGTGATACTGGCGCGTTATGGACAAAGCTTATAAAGATCGACACTGCAAGAAGAACCCCTGATATCGAAGGAATTGCATGCAGGGGAGACTCCATTTTTCTTGGATTCAAGGAGCCGCTTCTGGATGGCAAATCGGCTGTTTTGAAGATCCAGGGTATCGATAAGATGTTCAGCAAAAAGGTTTTAAACAGTTCAGCGGTTAAATTATGGAATCAACTGGATCTCAAAGATAAAAAGACAGGAAACCAGTTCAGGATTTCTGATATGCAGTTTATCGGAGATGATCTCTATGTGCTCTCCTGCTGCACAAATAATAATAATCCTGTGGAGGGGCGCCTGTGGGTTCTCCGTTCCGGTCAGCAGTTAGATTTTGTAAAGAGTTTTACGAAAATGAAACCGGAAGGAATAGCTGTCGATACGGCAAAAAAAACTATTGTTATTACATTTGATAATGGTTCAGACCGTCTCTCGCAATTCTTTATCACGGATAATATACTTTGACCAGATATTTATTAACATCGGCGATAGTAATCCCGTTTATATCTGTTACACTGACTGCCGGACAGCCGTCATTTAAAAATCTTCTTATTTCAGCGCGTAATGATCCTGTTGTTTCCTCTCAGGACAATAAAAACGCGGCTGTGACCAAAACATTCATTGGTATACCAGGGATAGAGAATATTGAATTCCGGGTGCGCAATACCGGCTTCGATCAGAATAATTTCCGGTATTCTCTGAGGTTGCAGCCCCGGGGAGTGCTTGAAACCCGTGCAGCGGGCAGCTATAACAGCAGCCTGATCACCACCAAGAGAATGAAGCGCAATCTTCTCCTCAATATAGCTATTTACAATCGATATATCACTTTTATCGACCTGCTCGAATGGAAGACGCTTCTTGAGCTGTATCATGAGCTTATAACCCTTTATGATGACCGGATAAAGGTGCTGGAGGAATCCGCTTACAGTGAGAAGTTTGAGCTGGAGAAGCTTGTAAAGGCTGAGGATGACAGGTCGGATGAGAAGGTATTTTCTCTTGAGATAGAGAAGAACATCTCTGTTCTGGAGCAGCGGGTAGCATATTATCTCGGTGATTCATCTTTTACTTCTTTTGACACATCTGGATTGGTCAGCATTGAAACCATTATCAGAAGGATTGAAACAGGTACATTTTCCCTTGACACCAACAACGCGTACCTGGATTTCTACAGAACCGAAATTGACCTGGCACGTAAAAGATTTGATCTCGAAAAAGCCGAGACACGCCGCTATCTGG
Above is a genomic segment from Fibrobacter sp. containing:
- a CDS encoding TolC family protein, producing the protein MTRYLLTSAIVIPFISVTLTAGQPSFKNLLISARNDPVVSSQDNKNAAVTKTFIGIPGIENIEFRVRNTGFDQNNFRYSLRLQPRGVLETRAAGSYNSSLITTKRMKRNLLLNIAIYNRYITFIDLLEWKTLLELYHELITLYDDRIKVLEESAYSEKFELEKLVKAEDDRSDEKVFSLEIEKNISVLEQRVAYYLGDSSFTSFDTSGLVSIETIIRRIETGTFSLDTNNAYLDFYRTEIDLARKRFDLEKAETRRYLDLISFNYDNGEMYDELMRKYDLKDYNLKKSFSIELGFRIPNLTLAAHELNSRRADLLKESEKYEKVKDELSEKVRKDLADLRQLIAQYRYLKERSSQVDVEASLKKFVQIDGIDPLVVLEIKEDILKNRISSTSIKYGIMRNYIYVIDNAGLLSQTPIRNYLSENMEIVEW
- a CDS encoding DUF3616 domain-containing protein gives rise to the protein MKILYTALLCALAALTVISINLRSDLESFHGIADTKEMVIRAEFGVEIKKMRITPGQRVFTGDTLVEMRSPEIELKISEYTHLVNEMRTRSKTQANLSKAEMKALKSEQEARIIEIRSELQQLESQYAINRELIQKLRSVRDNDSTSIAVSTNNPTLIRIQNLKEELARLDRSTAIMDENLRSQISHGVDPLKDQLEQYSDQLRLYTELNKKLFITAQSDGIVGAVFYKEGEMVSAFDSIATIHSESPSFVLGYIHENIYSSVSLGQSVTVRSLADKKHQVSGKVIGVGTRIVEYPLRLRKVPEVVMWGREVTIRIPEKNQFLLGEKVLIRLDHGNKPVKGPAKLANIFSRSAPLADTVVTHEMLPEYRDITRPGSSALGIEASGAVFLEDIQKYCIISDESPMLYLMNSKGEIENEVQINGLKDASDMEGITIDEKGYIYIVCSQSPSKKGKLPDKRKLLMRIRRDRESFTLDSEVKLLDLLTNAAQSDTGALWTKLIKIDTARRTPDIEGIACRGDSIFLGFKEPLLDGKSAVLKIQGIDKMFSKKVLNSSAVKLWNQLDLKDKKTGNQFRISDMQFIGDDLYVLSCCTNNNNPVEGRLWVLRSGQQLDFVKSFTKMKPEGIAVDTAKKTIVITFDNGSDRLSQFFITDNIL